CAGTCACCCTTGGCTGCCGCGCTTAGCGCCGGCAGAAGGTCAAGGCTCTCGGGATGGGCCAGACAGCCGAGGAGCCGGCCGTCGTGAGTCAAACGCAAACGGTTGCATCCATCGCAGAACGGCTGACTTGTGGGGGAGATGAAACCACACATGGTTCTGCGCCCCCGACTGTCTTCCACCCAGAAGTTCCTGCTGGTATCGCCTGCTACACCGGGTATTTCTTCGAATTCGTAGTCTGTTGCCAACCGGTCCAGAACCTCACTCGACGACAGAAAGCGTTGACTGAATGTGGCTGCGGCTACGCCAATGGGCATGAGCTCCAGAAAACGGACTTGGCATCTCGTCCTAAAGCCGAATTCAAGCATATTGACGATTTCGTCGTCGTTAACTCCGCGAAGAACGACCATGTTTAGCTTTACTGGACTCATCCCTTGGACAAGCACGGCATCGATTCCGGCAAGAGTCGCGCACAAGTCCCCACCACGCGTAACCTGCGCGAATGTTGCGGGGTGTAGCGAATCCAGGCTTACGTTGATTCGGTCGAGCCCACTCTTGCGCAAGATCGGAGCTTGCTCAGCGAGCCGTTGTCCGTTTGTGGTAAGCGAGAGATCAGAGATTCCAAGTTCGAGACATCCGGCTATTAGTGCCGGCAGATCGCGGCGAAGCAGAGGCTCGCCGCCGGTGAATCGCAACTTGGCAATCCCAACTGTTTC
This is a stretch of genomic DNA from Candidatus Hydrogenedentota bacterium. It encodes these proteins:
- the moaA gene encoding GTP 3',8-cyclase MoaA, which gives rise to MIYRGISLRISVTEACQLRCVYCRAETNAQSHPSNRPRLGNAELLSLVRLLHETVGIAKLRFTGGEPLLRRDLPALIAGCLELGISDLSLTTNGQRLAEQAPILRKSGLDRINVSLDSLHPATFAQVTRGGDLCATLAGIDAVLVQGMSPVKLNMVVLRGVNDDEIVNMLEFGFRTRCQVRFLELMPIGVAAATFSQRFLSSSEVLDRLATDYEFEEIPGVAGDTSRNFWVEDSRGRRTMCGFISPTSQPFCDGCNRLRLTHDGRLLGCLAHPESLDLLPALSAAAKGDCGLLADAVADALAMKMLPRELSRQRDMARIGG